GAGGCTTTGGCTGCAACAGAAGGTAGCAAAAATGCAGCAAATCGGACCAAGCAGCGCGGAATGGTTCTTCCTTTTGAATCCCTTCCAGTTACGTTTGATGAAATTAGATATGCTGTTGACATGCCACAGGAAATGAAGGATCAAGGCATAACCGATGACCGGCATGAAATTCTGAAGGGTGTGAGTGGTACTTTTAGGCCTGGGTTCCTAACGGCTCTAATGGGTGTTAGCGGTGCTGGAAAAACTACTCTGCTGGATGTTTTGGCAGGAAGAAAAACAGGTGGATACATTGAGGGAAGCATCACCTTATCTGGATATCCAAAAAAGCAAGACACATTTGCTCGTGTAACAGGATATTGTGAGCAAACAGACATACACTCTCCTCATGTTACAGTTTATGAGTCTTTGGTTTACTCTACATGGCTCCGATTACCTCCAGAGATCGATCTCCAGAACAGAAGGATGTTCATTGAGGAAGTAATGGAGCTTGTGGAGTTGACAACGATAAGTGACGCACTTGTTGGATTGCCTGGAGTGAATGGTCTCTCAACTGAGCAGCGCAAACGGCTAACGATTGCGGTAGAGCTTGTTGCCAACCCATCCATCATATTTATGGATGAGCCGACCTCTGGCCTTGATGCCAGGGCAGCAGCAATTGTAATGAGAACAGTGAGGAATACAGTGGACACCGGAAGAACTGTAGTCTGCACCATCCACCAGCCAAGCATTGACATATTCGATGCTTTTGATGAGGTGATCATAAGATCCCTTTTTATGCTTTAGGAGTATTTGGATACTATGCTATTTTAGTGTTACAAgaacttaaattttttttgatttcCTGTTGCAGATGCTGCTTTTGAAACAGGGAGGGGAAGAAATATATGTTGGCCCTTTAGGCCGCCATTCTTCCAAGTTGATCGAATACTTTGAGGTTAGGCTTATGCATACATGAAATATACTTGAGCCATATTTTCTGCTCAACTTCTATTACTAACATAGATGAGTTAtatttaatcaattaattagggGATTAGAGGAGTTCCTAAAATAAAGGATGGTTACAATCCTGCAACTTGGATGTTGGAGGTTACTTCTGCAGCACAAGAAGCAGCTCTAGGGGTTAATTTCGCAGACATATACAAGCATTCAGAAATGTACAGGTAAGAGATCCATAAAAACTCAGATAATAATATTGCTAAGTAGACATCTGTTTCAGCTACTAATGATATATGTGTTAATGTTTAGGAGAAACAAGGCCTTGATCAAGGAACTAAGTACCCCTACACCAGATTCAAAAGACTTGCACTTTCCAACACAATATTCTCAGTCTTTCTTTACACAGTGTCTAGCTTGCCTATGGAAGCAACATGTATCATACTGGCGAAACCCACAATACAGTGCAGTGAGACTTTTTTACACAGCTATGATGGCTTTGCTATTTGGAACAATTTTCTGGGATCTTGGCTCCAAAAGGTAATAATGTAACATACCTGTCAATCTCCTGGTTCTTAATTTGGCTAACTAAAAATTTTCCTGAAATGCAGGCAACGGCAAAGAGATCTTTTACAAGCAATGGGTTCTATGTATGCTGCTGTTCTCTTCATTGGGATACAAAATTCCTTATCAGTGCAGCCAGTTGTAGGTACTGAGAGGATGGTCTTTTACAGAGAAAGGGCTGCTGGAATGTACTCTGCTTTTCCATTTGCCTTTGGACAGGTTTGTTCACTAACTTGCAGCAAGGTTGTTTTTCCAAAAGGAATCTCATGACCAAATTCCATTGTTGTATTGCAGGCTGTCATTGAAATCCCATACACTTTGATCCAGACTATCATATACGGGGTTATAGTATATAGCATGGTTGGATTTCATTGGACGGTCAGCAAGTTCTTTTGGTATCTCTTCTTCATGTATTTCACCTTCTTATACTTCACCTTCCATGGGATGATGATCGTGGCCATTACTCCCAATAACACCATCTCTGCTGTAGTTTCATCCGCCTTCTTTCCATTATGGAACGTTATTTCAGGATTTATCATTCCCAAAACAGTAAGTGCCCCCATGTTGCAAAAAGTGTTGTGACTAGAAACccgttttctgtttttctgtttgtgtttgtgtgtttgtgtgtttatttatttatttttttttttttaagtgtgCTCACATTTTCGTTTGCTGATTACAGAGAATTCCAATATGGTGGAGATGGTTCTATTGGATAAGCCCTACCTCTTGGAGCTTGTACGGATTGTTTTCTTCACAGTTTGGGGGCATAACGGACACACTTGATTCTGGTGAAACTGTGGATGATTTTATGAGGACTTATTTTGGGTATAGACATGACTTTCTAGATGTTGTTGCAATTGTGCTAGTTGGGTATTCAGTGGTATTTTGTTTCATCTTTGCCTTGGGAATCAAAACAGTGAACTACCAAAAGAGATGAAATTAACATTGTACACGtacttttaaagaaaaaatatgatatGCAAGTTTCATTTTGTATACTTTTGATCTCTGACTGGACTTCCATGCATAAAATTGGTAGTATTATACATCACATAGAATAGAATGTTCAAAAGAATACAGCATAGTTTGAGCTGGTGACTATGGCACCAAAGTAATGTATACTATAAGTTAACTAAAAAAAGATGTCACCtgaaaaaatatagaaaattccaaaatttagaaCCCCTCCGGTGGAACAATGCCAAAGCAAGGGCTGCCTCATgtgaaaaacatatataaagtAGCATTCTAGTtattgatgtttttttttttcataccTCAGAAGATAACATCTTTGCTATCAGATAGCAGAATTGAATAGTTGTAACCACAATGCTCCTGCCTTCAAGAATCTTTTGGCCCACTGGTTTGGGAAGGGCCAGCTCTCTCCAACATCACATCATAAAGTTGCTTCCCATTCTGATCGCCACATGACAGCAGATATCAGATAATTTTACCACTTTTCAAtctgtatgtgtgtgtgtgtgtgttaggTTCAGTGTGTTCTGGCAAGATTTTGATCAAAACTATACCCTAACTAACCTTCCCTGCCCCCTTAAGTCCCATGCAATCTGAGAAAAAATCCTAAGAGCTTCACCAGGTAAATGTAAAAGATCAAAATAAAGCCCTCTTCCTAAATCTCATGCCCAAAGTACTTGTGTTCTCTCCCAAGCCTTCATCAGTTGCTAGCAGAATTCCATAGACTCGAAccccacaaacaaataaaagctTGAAACTTGGATACTTACAAATATCACTGGAAAGAAGTGAACTTGTCCTTCAGGCTTTGTTTGCCTCTCCTTAAAATACACCAGAATAGGGAAATTTGGCCACCAAAGCTCCCAATTCACAAACGTTGAGTATCTATATTCGAAAATAAGTTAACTGACTTACCTTTTAATGAAATCCAATGAGTTCATAGAGCATACTTACTTCCAACGATTTTTTCCACCCACGAAGACATTTTCACCTGAATTCTGAAGCTGCTCTCCTACTTTTACTTCCTACATAAGCAAAAATCACAGAGAAAAAGGTAAACTAAATCTACAGGCTGAGTGAACATACATTAAAAGGAATTGAAGTATATTACTAGAAATACCACACTTCTTAAGAGGGTTGAATGAACAAACCAGAGCCTCGTCATCAAAGACAAATCTAACTCTAGTAGTCTGGAAGAAGAacacccaaagaaaaaagttcagctacttctccaaatttatataataaagaaaaaaaaaggcaacaTGTCATGTCTAAGTTCTATTATCGAGCTTGTACTGCAACCATTTCCAGCACTGTTACCTGAAACAATAGGAGTAATCCAAGGAGACCGATGGGCGCAGCTGGTAAAAGATTATTTGTATAAGCTAACCCACCAGATAGACCTGTTTCAACCAACATTTTTGAGATCATGTATAATGCAATCTTTGTTTAAACAACGGATAGTTGACAGGCGGCTATTTGATACAAGGTCCTCAAAGAAAGAGTCTAACCAGCTATAATCATTACAAAATGtcaatatgaaaaaaatgagtACGATGCATCATGTGCGTGTTATAACTTGGAAATTTTAGGATTTGGCTTCTGATACTAAAAACTCCAAAGCTTAAGATGACCGAATAAAAAAGGAAGGCAGTTGCTCAGCCTTCAATGCTGCTCAAACATGCTATAAATTTCAAGCAGGGCtgaaaaaacaacaattaATCCCCGTGAACTGGGATAAGAAAGTTCTGCACACATAACTTCAACTGTGGTTtacataaattagaataatcAATACATAAACTTCAGCATCTACCTAGTAGAACAATTGGAATTCGGTAATCTGGCTCGGGGATCACAGTCTGTGTGCTCTTGACTTTCCTTCCAAACTGTCACAGATGAAACTAACATCAAGAGTGGCGTCCAGTATCTGGTCATTAACAAAACCTATCAAACCAAGAATCAAAATTCTTGCCTCCTGAGGCAATATTGGGTACAAATCCTTATTTTCATAACCTTAAGAGTGTAACATCTCTCATATTGCAAAAACATATGCAACAAATGTGGATGTGGGTAAAATAATTATAGAAGGATTAAGTGAATAACCACCGAGGCCAAAACAAGGGAGCCACCACCATTGGTGCCACTATTTCTTGTTCTCAGTAAACCTTGGTTATACTTCACTTTGTCATAATTTGGGCTCCTGAAGCTCCTCAAAAATCCATCCACTTCTCTATCTGTGTGAAATACTCTCATAATCAGTTCAATATATGCATCTCTCACTTGCCAAATTAATATACAGAACTACACACTTGTACTTCACTGAATTATCTGTGCAAAATTGAAGATAGAAACcaacactttaaaaaaatgaaagtaccGAACTTACTTTGCAGAGACAGAAAGCAAGGAGCTGTCAAGAGAGTGCTCgccatttttttgggttcgttttttattttctataaacgACTGCTTTCTATTTCTAAAGGGCAGGAAATGCTTCGAAACTGTTTGAAAAGTGAATTTACTGTAAGGACCTCTTTTCTTTCAAAGCAGCTGTGTCATTTGACCAAGGGCATTGAGGTCATTGAAATGTGTGTTTGTATAAGGGGGACCTTATCCTGTTTTACCTGTATTGGTTACCACCACCGATTGCATACCTTCTTCGCACCCTTCAGTCTAAGCTTTGCTTTTCAATAAAGTTGATAACTTTCTTATAGCaagagagagacaattttGAAAACCTCTTTGAATGGCAAGCTCTCTTTCTTTCACACCTGTTTGTTCCTTCAAATCCACAAACAAACCAAGTActgtctctccctctctctctctctctcaacgaCTTTAGTTGATTGTTctctatttgtttttgttaattcAATTTGATTTATCTACAGGGGTATTTATAGATAATTCAATTGGTGGGAAGGTTCTTCGAGCGAATGAAGTATTTCAGAACTCAAAAGCTGCAAACTTTCAGTCTTGGGAGGTCAAGGTGAGACATTTTAGGTGAACCATTTATCGAAATTTTGAAAAGGGTTGCCTTGCATTCATTTCCTTCGCTCAAGCACGTTACTTGGACCGTTTTATTAAGTTGTTTTCCTAGTGCATTTCAGGGGGCGGCAGATAGATGGGTAACGTAGCTTTATGAAGAAATATATTAGAACTGAAATGGGTTAAACTTAAATGAATTGTAAACTTTGTTTCTGAAATAAGAGTGAGAAACGCGTTCATAATGAAGTTTGATTGCCAAAAGATGCCCATTTTGAAGTCTAATGGCTTTGATGACTGCAACGCTATAAATGGTCCTGTTTGATCATTTCAGAAAAATCTGTTGGCTTTTGAAGTTTGATACATGTAAGCATATGAGTAGAAAAGCTTGCATATGCAAATCGCAGACAAGTAATATTAGGAAAATCTTACTTGGAAACACTTGATAGTATATTGAAGgttattctttttcttggacTTCACTTTGGTTTTGTCTTGCAGGCGACAGATGGTAATCAAACTACCAAAACAAATAGCCTAGTCTGTTCTACATGTGAGGGAAATGGTAAGTGGATAACTGGTAGATACTATAACTTATGCTGAATATTGACTTGGGGCTTTAGAATGAAATCTCTGAAAGCATTCAGGCATATTATTTCCTCCTATATTTGTTGACTCTCTGGCATTATATATCTTAGAGGAGTTATAGGACTTAATCATCTATTTCTTTCACATCTAGCCAACTATGTGTTAATCAGATTATTAACTCAGAAAGTAGACATATCTGATTGCAATGTGGTTCATCAAGATGGCAGCAAAAGACAAATAATAGGTCTTTTCACCCTTTTcctaaattattctcttcagAGGAAAGAACCTTTAAATGATGAAGCGTCCCTGCTGGATACCGTCTTTATTACCGGGGTCTTTCAGTCaatgatttatattttatacttAGGTTGAGTTTGGCTGGCTGTTTTCGAATTTTCAAATACCCATCTTTGCACGCTGCTTTCCTGTTATCGGCAAAAATaagagattaaaaataaaaaaacaaaaaaaaaacttattccTTTCCTCCATGGTTAACTTATGGGCTTGAGATTCAGGGATTGCATTGTCCATAGTCATTGCTtagaaattgattttgaggACACACTTTTACTCAAGTTATTGTGATTTGTCAATGTTCTCCTGGACAATTTAATATGTTGCATGTGCATAGCCAGCCTTTCCCTGCAAATCatcattttcaagttttttattAGAAGATCTCCTCATTTGTTAGTATCATCAGCATCAGAAAGTTTCAtctcacaatttttttattataattcaCCAACCAGGTGCTATATCGTGTTCTCAATGCAAAGGTACTGGAGTTAATTCTGTAGACCACTTCAATGGACAGTTTAAAGCTGGTGGACTATGTTGGCTTTGCAGGTAGCCATGTTGATTCGTATCAAcatctattttattttcaaaatttccatgAAGGGAAATTAGAGCTAATTTTCCTAATAAAGAGATGTCAAACTTCAAATGCTGCATGTTCTCCCTTCCCTTCATCGAAAATCCCTGCTTATAATTAGTCCCGCTTGCATTACACCCATCCTTCAACTATGTCTCTTTCACCTTTTTGAGGATTTTGTGCTAGTTCTTCTTATATATGCTTACCATCTGATACTAATAATTGTATGTTTTCTTCAATATGCTTACCAGGGGTAAAAGGGACATTTTGTGTGGAGATTGCAATGGTGCTGGGTTTGTGGGTGGCTTCATGAGCACACAGGACTCCTAGAACGTTGCAACTTGCAAAGATATGCTGCTCAGTTTCTTGCTATAGTGAAATGTTGTACTTGTTAAACAAGTGGAGAACTCATTGCTTTGTTTAGACATTTTTGTAATATTGGTTTTAGCACTGTTGGAAAAACAAGCCAAAATTTTATTGGGTCAGATATTTTGCCTGCACATCTGGTTCCAATCTGTTGGTTACTGCATTTTGTTCTAATTACAATGAAGAAGAACcaagtttttttgtgtggaaaaaTTCCCGAGTGTTAAATAGTGGTGATAAAACCATATTGTGGTCATCCTTGGATAAAATTACAAGTAAAGCTCATCATTCATGGATTCTAATTTCTAAGCCAGTCATTGGAATTTGGGAGGGaggaagaaataataataaatggaGCAAAGTTGGCTGGCTGATTCCAACCAAAAAACAGgttaaaaagattaaaaagaaaacgcGCCAGGTAGGGGTCGAACCTACGACTTTCTGCTTAGGAAACAGACGCTCTATCCACTGAGCTACAGGCGCTCTTGTGTCCTTCATCATCacaaaaatattcaaaaatagACCTGTATGTCTGATTGGTCACGttattttggaaaattgtCAGCCACACCCACAGCCAGTAACCCAGTATTAACCAATTACCAATTGGTAAGTATGATTTTTGGTTACAAACGGAGCTTTTAAAGCCTAAAAAGAAACATCAATTAAGTCACCTGGGCAACTGCATTCAACTTGTCCCGATTGTTTGAATGTTCATaaagttcttttttcttttttatttaattaaaacaatgGGAACATTGACTTGATGCATTTTGGAGACGGCGGGTCCTGCTGTGTTTTGTTTCTCTCAAAATTCAATCTTTCAATAGAAACATCAAACTTACTGATGTACTATATTTACTTGTTATCAACAAACATCAAactttaatttcataaattataaAGCAGATCAAGGGGCAGAGACATGCATAGATGTTTGATTTGATGACAAAATATTTCAAGGGGCAGAGACACCATGGCATAGATTGTGTCCAAACCACACTCGGTTGGGCAGGAAAGTGTTAAAGTTAAACGAAACAGTGTTTGCATGTGGACCGTAGATCTTGACGAACTCGGGTTTCCAACCGTCGGATCCATTCCTCAGAAGGTTCAGATAACAGATGGTACGCGTACATGGCCCGTTTATCTCCAACTTGTCGGAGGAGCACCTCTCAAACGTCCTTGAAGCTGGATTGTCAAGCCTCTTTGCATACACCTGCGCACCATTAACCAAATTAAACCGATAAAATGATCAATTAAGATTTAGTGAATTACATGATCAACTTCTGATTACCTCATTGCCAAAAGCATCACCATAGGCGAGGCTGATTTGGTCTCTGGTGAAAGTGGTTGAAGAGCAGCTGGTTTTTATGATCACTGTATAAGGGCAGCTCCTCTTGGCCTGCAGACTAGTTTCGGGCTTGAAGCTGGTAGAAGAAGCAGCATGCAAACGCAAAAAACCCATCAAGAAGACTGAAAACACAACTAGTTTAACCATATTTTCCTGCAATTTCTTTTGGTTCCAGAAATGAGATATTAACCAAATGGGTtgcatatatttatacaatatATTGTCCCCTGCAGTCTATGCAAAATGATGACTCTATGACAGTCTTTGGTTTGCTCACATTCTTGTTCCATTCATGCCCCGGGAAGTGTTTGCCTTAATAACTGTTCTTTACAAGTAAAAATCTGAGGGATGAAATAGTAATTTTCCCACTCATTCAACACTTCCAAAAGCTAGTATGCTGACTTACTGCCCATTCTGAATCACTGACGCTCAATATATTCTTTTGATGTTATAGGTCAGTTCAGAGGGACTTAAAAGGAAGGAATAGCACAGTTTTACTATCTCGGTTTTTTCACTTGTCATATCGTAAATGATCGTGAACAATGCCACATTTTTTCACCTGGCATATCGTAAATGGTGGGGAATAGTGTTATTCACGCAAGTTTTTCGGCGGTGAATTTAGCATAGAGAGTTTGGCTGGGCTAGGCCTGGGTCATTGTCTTCTCAACATTTAGGGTTTGGGCCCCAATCCTCCCAAGGGCctaaaaaagtaaacaaaccAGAAGAGAACCATagcacaaaataaagaaagcacTAGGCATTTGTTAAAATAAAAGCTTAGAAATAGATCGGTTGGAAATAAGCACTCCATAAATGAAAAGGGGTAAGCCAAATCTTATTTACATATTTCACAAttgtttctttccttttcaagGGCAATAACTGTAAATCTCACGCCTCCGCGGACAGTTTTAAGATGAGGCGTGTGGCAATGGAAGCACAAGATCACAACAGCAGTGGCTGCACACTATCATATCATGTGGCATCACGACAATATTAGACGAAGAATCTCTCCTGAATGTTTGAATGATTTCTCGGTTTCTTCCAAGCAATGGTTCTTCTCCTCCCTAGTCCAGCTCTGGTGATGCATAGATGTAAATAACACATCAAGCAAAGAAATACGTACACGTTCAATCAAGCAAAGAGATGCGTAAAAGAAAGTTTTTGCAAAAGAACAGCAGCTAGCTAACTCACCTGGGCAACTTTATTCAACTTCTCCCTTACATTCTGCAACAACTGGGAAAGTTCACCATCCCATTTATAGAATTCCAATTCCTTCTTGTCGAGTATCATTTCAGCCACCTGAAATtggggaaaaataaaacatttgaGTTAAGAACTGGACCTCAGCTGCattagaaagaaaatcaaatgtTGTTTGAGATCCCTGCTTGAACTAGGCAGGTAAGGGGAAAGATTCACAAATCCCGTATAGGGAATATCACTCATGCCCCTAAGTCAGAATTACCAATTAGATTAACTTGGTTCCTGCTACGCAAGTTTAGACTCTCAACCAGCTCAGGCATTGGAGCCAATGCAACATAGACCATGACAAATTTGTATGAGAATGGACTCCGAGCATTA
Above is a genomic segment from Prunus dulcis chromosome 7, ALMONDv2, whole genome shotgun sequence containing:
- the LOC117634577 gene encoding pleiotropic drug resistance protein 1-like, which gives rise to MTLLLGPPGSGKTTLLLALAGKLDKHDLKLSGRVTYNGQGMGEFVPQRTAAYVSQHDLHIPELTVRETLAFSARCQGVGPRDEMLVELSRREKAANIMPDLDLDLIMKAAALKGRETNVVTDLILKVLGLEACADTVVGDEMTRGISGGQKKRVTTGEMLVGPERVLFMDEISTGLDSSTTFQIVNSLRQYVHILNGTALISLLQPAPETYALFDDILLLSDGYIVYQGPCENVLEFFEYMGFKCPERKGIADFLQEVTSRKDQEQYWIHRDKPYGFVTTKEFSEAMKSFHIGRKLGDELAIPFNKSEGHPAALATKKNGVNKKELFKACMDRQILLMKRNKFVYIFKLAQLIVAAFVTTTLFLRTEMHRSTVEDGGIYMGALFFTLLSIMFNGFAELHMTVERLPVFFKQRDHLFYPAWAYSLPQWVIRIPMTFVEVFIWMIITYYTIGYDPSIGRFFKQFLVLLCISQMANGLFRLIAALGRNITVANTFGFVAFLVILGLGGFILSQEDMNKWTLWGYYLSPFTYGLNAMAVNEFLGESWSQVRKDLFSLGVLVLKSRGIFPEARWYWIGVAALIGFILLFNILFNLALQYLDPIEEAQAAVSNEALAATEGSKNAANRTKQRGMVLPFESLPVTFDEIRYAVDMPQEMKDQGITDDRHEILKGVSGTFRPGFLTALMGVSGAGKTTLLDVLAGRKTGGYIEGSITLSGYPKKQDTFARVTGYCEQTDIHSPHVTVYESLVYSTWLRLPPEIDLQNRRMFIEEVMELVELTTISDALVGLPGVNGLSTEQRKRLTIAVELVANPSIIFMDEPTSGLDARAAAIVMRTVRNTVDTGRTVVCTIHQPSIDIFDAFDEMLLLKQGGEEIYVGPLGRHSSKLIEYFEGIRGVPKIKDGYNPATWMLEVTSAAQEAALGVNFADIYKHSEMYRRNKALIKELSTPTPDSKDLHFPTQYSQSFFTQCLACLWKQHVSYWRNPQYSAVRLFYTAMMALLFGTIFWDLGSKRQRQRDLLQAMGSMYAAVLFIGIQNSLSVQPVVGTERMVFYRERAAGMYSAFPFAFGQAVIEIPYTLIQTIIYGVIVYSMVGFHWTVSKFFWYLFFMYFTFLYFTFHGMMIVAITPNNTISAVVSSAFFPLWNVISGFIIPKTRIPIWWRWFYWISPTSWSLYGLFSSQFGGITDTLDSGETVDDFMRTYFGYRHDFLDVVAIVLVGYSVVFCFIFALGIKTVNYQKR
- the LOC117634588 gene encoding uncharacterized protein LOC117634588 isoform X1; the encoded protein is MASTLLTAPCFLSLQNREVDGFLRSFRSPNYDKVKYNQGLLRTRNSGTNGGGSLVLASVFGRKVKSTQTVIPEPDYRIPIVLLGLSGGLAYTNNLLPAAPIGLLGLLLLFQTTRVRFVFDDEALEVKVGEQLQNSGENVFVGGKNRWKYSTFVNWELWWPNFPILVYFKERQTKPEGQVHFFPVIFNGKQLYDVMLERAGPSQTSGPKDS
- the LOC117634588 gene encoding uncharacterized protein LOC117634588 isoform X2, with the translated sequence MASTLLTAPCFLSLQNREVDGFLRSFRSPNYDKVKYNQGLLRTRNSGTNGGGSLVLASFGRKVKSTQTVIPEPDYRIPIVLLGLSGGLAYTNNLLPAAPIGLLGLLLLFQTTRVRFVFDDEALEVKVGEQLQNSGENVFVGGKNRWKYSTFVNWELWWPNFPILVYFKERQTKPEGQVHFFPVIFNGKQLYDVMLERAGPSQTSGPKDS
- the LOC117634590 gene encoding protein BUNDLE SHEATH DEFECTIVE 2, chloroplastic-like, which produces MASSLSFTPVCSFKSTNKPRVFIDNSIGGKVLRANEVFQNSKAANFQSWEVKATDGNQTTKTNSLVCSTCEGNGAISCSQCKGTGVNSVDHFNGQFKAGGLCWLCRGKRDILCGDCNGAGFVGGFMSTQDS
- the LOC117634589 gene encoding embryo-specific protein ATS3A-like gives rise to the protein MQPIWLISHFWNQKKLQENMVKLVVFSVFLMGFLRLHAASSTSFKPETSLQAKRSCPYTVIIKTSCSSTTFTRDQISLAYGDAFGNEVYAKRLDNPASRTFERCSSDKLEINGPCTRTICYLNLLRNGSDGWKPEFVKIYGPHANTVSFNFNTFLPNRVWFGHNLCHGVSAP